A window from Argopecten irradians isolate NY chromosome 3, Ai_NY, whole genome shotgun sequence encodes these proteins:
- the LOC138319045 gene encoding protein FosB-like isoform X1, translating to MRHTYTSVKLTSIAFCHCICVCVNGSAIRLFSWIIPRSRQVERVVWIYSSVWTSNMWHYNHNSYYNRNPHHQMHQYHAHNHRPSPYSVPSNSFVSGITSMPSLTPTTLANIERTFIELQAVPAVNASTGQDPHTQSGFVPPIVDPVVTSERSNDAYGDYGDSNPASDPEWVPGGKRPRLDLSDGSSGSKSSDPMYSQVSTSAPPGRKRRGARDVKLSPEEEERRRVRRERNKVAAAKCRQRRVDHTNRLTGETDQLESERDDLETEIQQLQQQKDQLEFILQAHQPLCKLEDGSRHQHSSPAITMPSKVKVKKEPGVDARSTTCPMGKGTTTSTTGIRPNSLDIVKSESAKKVSVTSATGIPITTPSNGFYFAMDSMVDHTGLTPITNGPTSSCGTEANRTTSESSSENVSSPSLISL from the exons ATGAGGCATACATATACAAGTGTTAAACTTACATCTATAGCATTTTGTCACTgcatttgtgtgtgtgtgaatggcTCGGCGATAAGGCTATTTTCCTGGATTATACCGAGGTCACGACAGGTCGAGCGAGTTGTTTGGATTTATAGTAGTGTGTGGACAAGCAACATGTGGCATTATAATCATAACTCTTATTACAACAGAAATCCGCACCATCAAATGCATCAATATCATGCTCATAACCATAGACCATCACCG TACTCCGTGCCATCAAACTCCTTTGTCAGTGGAATTACCTCTATGCCTAGTCTTACCCCAACCACACTGGCCAATATTGAGCGGACATTTATTGAACTTCAGGCCGTGCCTGCGGTCAACGCCTCCACAGGACAGGACCCCCATACACAGAGTGGGTTTGTGCCCCCCATCGTCGATCCCGTTGTGACGTCAGAGCGGTCAAACGACGCCTACGGAGACTACGGTGATAGTAACCCAGCCTCAGACCCCGAATGGGTGCCAGGAGGCAAGAGGCCAAGACTAGATCTGTCGGACGGTTCTAGCGGCAGCAAAAGCAGTGACCCCATGTACTCCCAAGTGTCAACCTCCGCACCCCCGGGCCGCAAAAGGCGTGGGGCTAGGGATGTCAAA CTTTCTCCTGAAGAAGAAGAGAGACGAAGAGTACGAAGGGAAAGAAACAAGGTGGCTGCAGCGAAATGTCGGCAGAGACGAGTGGACCACACCAACCGACTAACAGGG GAAACCGACCAATTAGAAAGTGAAAGAGATGATCTTGAAACCGAAATCCAACAACTTCAGCAGCAGAAAGACCAACTAGAATTTATACTACAGGCCCATCAGCCTCTATGTAAACTGGAGGATGGATCTCGTCACCAACACTCCTCACCAGCCATCACAATGCCCTCCAAGGTCAAGGTGAAGAAGGAGCCAGGTGTGGACGCCAGATCCACAACATGTCCAATGGGCAAAGGCACCACGACCAGTACCACTGGTATCCGACCTAATTCTCTGGACATCGTGAAATCGGAGAGTGCTAAGAAGGTTTCGGTGACAAGTGCTACTGGAATACCTATTACAACGCCATCTAACGGGTTTTACTTTGCCATGGACAGCATGGTGGACCACACTGGACTAACCCCTATCACTAACGGCCCCACGTCTAGTTGTGGCACTGAAGCCAACAGAACTACCAGTGAGAGTAGCTCGGAGAACGTGAGCTCTCCCTCTCTCATTTCTCTCTAA
- the LOC138319045 gene encoding fos-related antigen 1-like isoform X2, translating to MFEKGESYSEESKYVADILSSMASAASVNSSYSVPSNSFVSGITSMPSLTPTTLANIERTFIELQAVPAVNASTGQDPHTQSGFVPPIVDPVVTSERSNDAYGDYGDSNPASDPEWVPGGKRPRLDLSDGSSGSKSSDPMYSQVSTSAPPGRKRRGARDVKLSPEEEERRRVRRERNKVAAAKCRQRRVDHTNRLTGETDQLESERDDLETEIQQLQQQKDQLEFILQAHQPLCKLEDGSRHQHSSPAITMPSKVKVKKEPGVDARSTTCPMGKGTTTSTTGIRPNSLDIVKSESAKKVSVTSATGIPITTPSNGFYFAMDSMVDHTGLTPITNGPTSSCGTEANRTTSESSSENVSSPSLISL from the exons ATGTTTGAAAAGGGAGAAAGTTACAGCGAGGAATCAAAATACGTGGCGGACATTTTGTCGTCCATGGCCAGTGCTGCGTCGGTAAATAGCTCA TACTCCGTGCCATCAAACTCCTTTGTCAGTGGAATTACCTCTATGCCTAGTCTTACCCCAACCACACTGGCCAATATTGAGCGGACATTTATTGAACTTCAGGCCGTGCCTGCGGTCAACGCCTCCACAGGACAGGACCCCCATACACAGAGTGGGTTTGTGCCCCCCATCGTCGATCCCGTTGTGACGTCAGAGCGGTCAAACGACGCCTACGGAGACTACGGTGATAGTAACCCAGCCTCAGACCCCGAATGGGTGCCAGGAGGCAAGAGGCCAAGACTAGATCTGTCGGACGGTTCTAGCGGCAGCAAAAGCAGTGACCCCATGTACTCCCAAGTGTCAACCTCCGCACCCCCGGGCCGCAAAAGGCGTGGGGCTAGGGATGTCAAA CTTTCTCCTGAAGAAGAAGAGAGACGAAGAGTACGAAGGGAAAGAAACAAGGTGGCTGCAGCGAAATGTCGGCAGAGACGAGTGGACCACACCAACCGACTAACAGGG GAAACCGACCAATTAGAAAGTGAAAGAGATGATCTTGAAACCGAAATCCAACAACTTCAGCAGCAGAAAGACCAACTAGAATTTATACTACAGGCCCATCAGCCTCTATGTAAACTGGAGGATGGATCTCGTCACCAACACTCCTCACCAGCCATCACAATGCCCTCCAAGGTCAAGGTGAAGAAGGAGCCAGGTGTGGACGCCAGATCCACAACATGTCCAATGGGCAAAGGCACCACGACCAGTACCACTGGTATCCGACCTAATTCTCTGGACATCGTGAAATCGGAGAGTGCTAAGAAGGTTTCGGTGACAAGTGCTACTGGAATACCTATTACAACGCCATCTAACGGGTTTTACTTTGCCATGGACAGCATGGTGGACCACACTGGACTAACCCCTATCACTAACGGCCCCACGTCTAGTTGTGGCACTGAAGCCAACAGAACTACCAGTGAGAGTAGCTCGGAGAACGTGAGCTCTCCCTCTCTCATTTCTCTCTAA